The DNA region TCTTTTACCTCAATATACATCACGCAGCACCTCCCCACGATTTAAGTATCACTTTTTCGATGAGTTTCAGCAGACCGTCAAGCAGTATTCCGATAATACCGATCACAAGTATCGTCGCAAGAAGTATATCCGCGCGGATATTGTTTCTCGCATCAATTATCTGATAGCCGAGTCCCGACTGTGCGCCCACCATCTCACCTGCAACAAGGAATATCCATGCAGTTCCCAGCGCAAGGTGGATACCGTTTGCTATCTGCGGGAACGCCGCAGGGAAAATAACTTTCCACGTAAGCGCAGGCTGTCTGATACCGAAGTTCTTTGAAACTTTCAGGTACACAGGGTCGATATTTCCCACCGCCGACACCGTTGAAAGCAGCACAGGGAAAAATGCCGCAATAAATATTATAACGATAGCAGGAACATCACCTATACCGAACAGCAGAACGATAAAAGGCATCCACGCTGTAGGTGAGATAGGTCTTAAAAGCTGTACCGCAGGATTTATGTACTGAAACAACTTCGGTACTCTTCCAAGTATCAGTCCCAGTACCACAGCAACGATCACCGAGCTGAAATATCCCGTAACAAAGCGGTACATACTCGTTCTTATATTCTCAAACAGTTTTCCGTTCTCTATCAACTCTACCAAGGCATCAAATGCCATTTTAGGTGATGGGAACAAAGCCTTATCATAACTGCTGACAGAGAACAGCAGCTGCCATATCAATATCAGTATCGAGACCGATATGATAACGTTTTTCAGTGAGAGCAGTTTTTTCATCATTATCACGCCTTATCAAAAATCATTTTTTACAAAGTCCGCATATGCGGGAGGGTTATCGGAAAGCCCGTATGCCTTGACTTTCTCGGCAAGTGCATTGTAAGCTTCCTCTGTTATGTCGAGATCGTTATAGGATATCCACTGAAGTGAGGTGTCCAGTACTTCATCGGTCTGATTCAGGTACTTTTTCGCTACCTCTTTAGCCTTTTCCTTATCGAGGGCATTTCCTGCCGCCTTATAGCTTTCAACGAATGACTTAGCATCATCATGACGCTCATCAATGAATTTGTCAGTGAGTACAAGTCCGCAGCAGAGGGATTCTTCCCAGAGTTCCTCCGAACTGAACAGCACCTTTCCTACTCCGAGGTTAACACCCATTGCACCAAAAGGTTCAGCCACGCAGTAGCCGTCTATCTGACCGCTTGCAAGTGCAGAAGGCATTTCGGTAGGTGCAAGCTCGGTAACATTTACATCGCCGATATTAAGACCCGCTGTTGCCAGTGCATCATTCAGCAGAATGTTGTGAGATGACTGTCTGTGAGGTATCGCAAAGGTCTTGCCTTTAAGGTCGGCGGCAGAACCGATATCATTTGAAACAACGATAACATTTCCGTCGCGGTGTCCCAGTGCGACCGCTTTAAGTCCTATGCCTTCCTCTTTTGATTTCATAGCAAGTTCTATAAGTACCGAAGCACCGTCAACCCTGTTTGAATTGAGGGCGTCCAGCAATTCTGCCCATGAACCGTACTTTACAAGTTCAACTTTCAGTCCCGATTCTTTTTCAAGTTCTTCAGCTTCTTCAAGAACAGCCAGTGAATGGGTTATGGGGAGATAAGCTATCTTAACAGTGTTTGCATCGTCTTTATTCTTGCTGTCTGCCTTTCCGCAGGAAACAGCAGAGAACGCCAGTGCGGCAGAAATTATAAATGCAGGTAATCTTTTCTTCATAGTAATATTCTTCCTTTCAATATAAAAATGTTATATCGTAAACTTTCCGATACCAGATCATACCGTCGTATACGAACGTATACCAACTTATACGGTCGTATGTTGTCGTATACCAGCTCAATCCTGATATCGTACCTATTATATAGCTAAACATATAAACTTAATCACTCATATATTTCATATCTGTTTAATAGGCTTTATTTATTATACATCATAATCCCTAGTGTGTCAATAGGAAAATCAGCACATAAAAAAAAGTCGTACAAATTACTACAATTTCAGTAGGAATTCAGGAAATTAATTGTGAGTATTCACCCAACACGCACTTCTGTACAAGTTCTCCGGTGATATCATGAAAGCATTTACAATTTATAATATATATCGGTTGACTTAACGCTGCTGATCAGATATAATATTATTGAGCATTATGATGCCAATATCAACAAGGAAGATGATAGATATGAACCTGAAAGATCTGCTGAAAAAGGTCGGCAGAAAAAAAGCAGTGACGATATTTATACTGTTTTTGATCTGTATCGGTGGGGTGATATTCACCGAAAATGACTATTTCCTTTATGACAGAACCATAGCAGAAGTCGTTTCGGCATCGGAAGAACTGACTCGTTCCTCCCCCGCCCTGATAAACTCAAAGGAGTATCAATACACCCAGCGTCTGACAGTTGAGATCAAAAACGGCGTACACAAAGGCAAGTTCGCCACAGTGACAAATAAGTATTCCTCCTCACTGGTGACAGACGAAAAATACTCAAAAGGCGACAAGCTGTTTGTGGATGTAAATGGTTCGGGTGATACACTCAAAGCGACCTGCACGGGTGTAAAACGTGACGTTTATGCTGTCGGTGTTACGATGCTTTTTGCACTGACCATTGTTATAGTCGGGGGTAAAAAAGGCGCACTTTCTCTCCTTTCTGTTACCTTAAACACTCTGATTTTTGCCGCCGCCATCGAATTTTATCACCGCGGTCTTGACCTTTTCGGACTTTGCCTTGCGGCGGCATTTCTGTTCACTGCTGCCTCACTAACTATCGTCAGCGGTGTAAATAAAAAAACTGCGGCGGCAGTAATTTCCGCACTTTGCGGCACCGCTGTCACCATCGCCATTGCGTATACAGTACTTAAACTCACAAAGGGCAGAGGTGTGCGTTTCGACCAGATGCAGTACCTTATAAAACCCTATGAGGAAATATTTATATCTGAACTTCTTGTAGGCGGTCTGGGTGCGATAATGGATATCTCCATAACCATGTCATCGTCAATGTCGGAACTAATCGACAGGGACAGCAGTATCACTTTCTCCGCACTAAGGCATTCGGGACGCGAGATAGGCAAGGATATCATGGGTACCATGACAAACGTCCTGCTTTTCACCTACGTATGCGGCTGCATACCGCTGATAATACTTGCACTCAGGAACAATGTCACGCTTACGGACGTTCTCAACAATTACCTCGATCTCGAGATCGTCCGTGCATTTGTCGGCGGAATTGGCATAGTCCTTACCATACCCATAGCGATATTCATCTCGACACATATGCTGAAAGGTACTAAAAAGATATCACCTCAGCCGAAAGAAGGCGATGCCTGATGGAATTCATACTCGGAACGATTCTTCTGATACTGATGATAGCAGTAGGCGGGGTAAGAGGTGCCAAGACCTTCGCCGCTATGTACGCAAACATCATCGTACTGATAATCACAGTCTTCCTGATAGCCTGCGGTGTGAACGCCGTTGCTGTGACGCTGATAGGCTGTTCTGTCATAGGCGTAGTGATACTGTTCTGGATAAATGGTGTGAACATCAAGACCGTTACGGCATTCGCGTCTATCGCAACAGTACTTCTTCTGTTCGCGGCGGTGATGCTGTACATCGGTTCAAGCTCCCACATACAGGGTTTTGCTGATGAAAACACCGAGGAGATATGCTGGTACAGTCCTGATATCGGGCTTGATATGCGGCAGGTAACTCTTGCCATGATGCTTACCGGACTTATCGGTGCGATAACTGACACAGCAATCGCCATAACTTCTGCGCTGTATGAAGTCCGTGAGAATAATCCCGAACTCAGCATGAGTGAACTTTTCATCTCGGGAATGAATATCGGCAGGGACATAATCGGCACTACGACCAACACACTTCTCTTCGCCTACATCGGTGAATTTATGACTCTGGTCATCTGGTTCCGCGAATACGAGTACTCATTCTCTGAGATAATCAATTCAAAGGTATTCTGCCAGGATTTTCTCCAGATAGTATCCAGCGGTGCAGGTTGCATGACAATAATTCCTGTTGCGGCACTGTTCATGGCGTACAGTCTGACACACAGAAAGCCACGCGAAACCGATGGTGAAACAGAACAAAGCTCCGAAGGACCGAGCATGACAGATAGTTCGGCAATCTGATCCGTACGGTAAAACATAGACTAAAGAAATGTAAGCTATTCGGGAAAAGAGTTTCAGAAGGCTTACATTTTCTTTGTCTTTTTTTACAAAATTAATTTGAGAGTAGCTCTCATTTTAGCAAATGATTAGAATATATCTTTAATTCATTGACAAAAAGAATCTGAACAGATATAATATAAAACTGAAACAGATACAGAGAGGTGAACAGATATGTCGAAGCGCAGAAACAAAGCCATATCATGGATAATAGCGGCAGTATTCAGCCTTGTCATATTCTGCTCCGCTGCATTTATCATCACTCACGCCGAACATGAATGCAGCGGTGAGGATTGTTCTATCTGTATTGAACTTGCAAAGCTTCACAAGACACTTCATGAACTCGGTACAGCAGTTGCGGGTGCGATCATACTTACTCTGATGACCTGCTTCATTGCCATACCATGCAAGAAGATCGCGAGTTCCCATTCATCACACACGACACTTATTTCGCTTAAAGTGGAGCTTCTGGATTGAATAACGCCCCCATAATAGTATATACAAACATTACAGATAGGTGCGCACATTTATCTGTAAACTTATAAGGTTATTCAATTCGGAGGTTCTATTTATGTTAAAGAAAAAAATCGGCATTTATGCTTTGACACTCGTAATGGCAGCGGTCGGTATGACAAGCTGTTCGGCAGCTTCTGCGGACAAGTCGGACGTGAAAGGTAAAAAGAAGTCTGCTGACGGTTCTGAGACTTTCAGTGTAGTTTGCACAATATTCCCCGAGTACGACTGGGTAAAAGAGATACTCGGCGATCACGCTGACAATGTTGAGCTCACCTATCTTCTTGATAACGGCGTTGATCTTCACAGCTATCAGCCTACTGCTGACGATATACTGAAGATCAATACCTGTGACCTGTTCGTATATGTGGGCGGAGAGTCCGATGAATGGGTGGAAGATGTGCTTGAAACTTCTCAGAACAAGGATATGAAAGTCATAAACCTTATGGAAGTTCTCGGAGATTCCGCTAAAGTAGAGGAACTCAAGGAAGGTATGCAGGAGGACGAACATGACCACGAGCATGACCACAGCAAGGAAGTTTCCACCTTTGAGGACGATGAGGTACAGGACAGGAGCCTTTCAGACTGGGCAGGCGAATGGCAGTCTCCATATCCTTTCGTGTTGGATGGAACACTCGATGAGGCGTGGAAAGCCATGGCTGAAACAAAAGGTAAAATGACTGCCGAGGAGTATAAAGAATACTACAAGACAGGCTATGAGACAGATATCAAGTCTGTAAAGATCGACGGTGATAATATCACATATACCTACGATAACGGAAAGACCGTAAGTTCGGATTACAAGTATACAGGATACTTCATTCAGGATTGGTCGGGCGGAACAAGAGCTGCAATGTACAGATTTGAAGCTGAGGACAAAGAGTCGGGCGCACCTGTTTATATCGAGTTCAATGACCATATGATCGAACCTGCAAAAGCCGAACATTTCCACCTTAGAATGAGCAATGAAAGCTATGATGCTATCGTCGATCCCGAAAAGTACTGGCCTACATTCTTCCCTGCTGAAATGAGCGGAGAGGATATCTGCGATCATCTTGCAGGTCATGACAAGGATGAGGAAAAACACGAGCATGAACACGAAGAGGGCGAAGAAGAATACGATGAACACGTATGGCTCTCTATAAAAAACGCAGAGGTACTCTGTGCTGAGATCGAGAACAACCTTGAAGCTATCGACTCAGCAAATGCCGCAGACTACAAGGCTAACCTTGACAGCTATATAGCGAAACTCTCCGAACTTGATAACAGCTTCAGTACACTTGTTGATAATTCTTCCGTTAAGACGCTCATATTCGGGGACAGATTCCCCTTCCGCTATTTTGTTGATGATTACGGTCTTGACTACTTTGCAGCATTTATCGGCTGCTCCGCTGAAACAGAAGCAAGCTTCGATACTATCGTATTCCTTGCAGATAAAGTCAAGGAGCTTGATAGTAAAACTATATTCACCCTTGAAAATTCAAGCAAGGATATAGCGGAAACTATTATCAGCACATCGGGCAAAGAAGTTGATATAGCCGAACTCAACTCACTCCAGTCTGTATCTAATGAGGATATTGAGAACGGCGCAAGCTATCTCTCCCTTATGCAGAAGAACTATGACGTTCTTGCATCTGTTCTTAAATAAGATATCCCTCAACAATATGATATTATTCGACCGCATCTGACCGCATAACGATCGGATGCGGTCGATTTTTATTCATAGGCATATTTCCGATAAAAGAGTTGAATAAGTTAAAAAGATGAACAACTTTGTCTAAAAAAATCCATTCAAAAACTATTGAAATCTATAAAACTTTATGGTATAATAACTTATAAATAGACTGTATACATTTTTACAGAAAGCGAAGTGATGATATGTATAACGACCAGCAATATAAAAAAGATCTTGAATTCATTGAAAAAATCGATAAGAACGTATCTTCTAAGGTCGTGTTCTTTCTGTATTTTTTCCCGCTTATCGCTTGTCTGGCTGCACACGCGCTTTATCTGACGCTGTTTACCTTTGCAGGTATAAATCCAATGGTAAAATTCAACATTGGCAGCGTGGGCTTTTATGCGCTGCTGATAATACTCGCCCGCTATTTCAAAGAAAAACTCAATCTTATCTATGCTTCAATGGCAGAGATAATCGTTCATGCGATAGCAGCAACAGTGTGCGTGGGACTGAAACCCGATTTTTGTATGTTTCTGCTTATGATAATACCTCTGGCATTTCTTGTCCCCAATAAAAAAAGGTTCATACCATTTATAGTAATGTTCATATCCGTGCCTGCTTACGGGATACTAAGATACATCTACATTATTCCGGGACGGGAGCGTTATGATATGAGCGATTCTTCTTACGCGACGTTATTTTATGTGATAAATATTCTGATTGGCTCATCCGTGCTTATTTACGTTGCAATGATATTCACTTGTATGCACTGCTATTATGACTGCAAAACGAGAATCCAGAACGAACAGCTGAGATCAATGGCTTCCACCGATCCCCTTACTAAGCTGAACAACCGGCGCGAAATGGGCAGGATCCTTAACGATGTCGTAAATAACAGCCGTAAAAGCGGTAAAGGTTACATTATAGGCATAGGCGATATCGATGATTTTAAGAAGGTCAACGACAGTTACGGACATGACAAGGGTGACGATGTTCTTTCCAATATAGCGAAGATCATTACTGATAATCTGCCTGAGGGTGGATATGCTGCAAGATGGGGCGGTGAAGAGTTCCTGTTTGTGCTGCCGGATTCTGATACAGAAGAGGGTTTGGTCTGCGCCAACAATATAGTAAAAAGCGTCAGAAAACTGCGCTTTAAGAAAAGTGTTACAGAATTCTCTGTCACCATGACGATAGGTATATGCGACGGACACCCTGAAAACAACATAGAAAAAGTTATAAGCCTTGCCGACAGCAGACTGTACAAGGGCAAACACAACGGCAAAGATCGGGTGGTCAGCACTGATAAATAATTTCACACTGTCGGTTATCGGAAATATCAAAAGTTTTCCCGCCGCAGAAAAGATTTGCAGCGGGACTTTTTAGTTCAGGAATATCAGGGTATCAAAAATTGAATAAGTTAAAACAATGAATAACTTAATTCTAAAAAAATCATTCAAAATCTATTGAAATTTGTGGCATTTTATGGTATAATAATACAAAGGTGGTGAGACCATGATAAACGGCAAAAAAATAATAGCCTTATGCACCTCAAGGATATATGATCCTCAGCAGCATAGCTATATAAAAAATCTGAATGAGCGACTGAAAAAGCTTGATATGTGCCTGTTCATATACGCGCTTAATATGGATCTTTACTGGAATGAGAACTTGCCCCATTCCGAAGCAGGTATTTTTGAACTCATCCCCTATGACCGCGTCGATGCCGTTGTTATCATGGACGAGAAGATAAAAAGCAAGACCGTAAGCAAAAGTATAATAGCACAAGCGCGGTCCCATTCCGTTCCCATTATCGTGGTCGATGCGGAATATGAAGGCACTACAAATATATACTACGACTACGCGGCAGGCTTTGAAAAAGTCGTTCGCCATGTTATAGAAGATCACGGTGTGACCAGACCCCATTTTATGGCAGGATTCAAAAATAACCGTTTTTCGGAGGAACGGCTTGATTGTTTCAAACGTGTGATGAAAGAGAACGGACTGCCTTTTGATGAAAGCATGGTCAGCTACGGAGATTTCTGGGCTGTGCCTACACGCGAGGCTATGAAAAAACTCCTTGCTCGCGATGAACTTCCGCAGGCTATAATATGCGCTAATGATATAATGGCGATAAACGTAATGGACGTACTTACCGAAGCTGATATACGCATACCCGAAGATATGATCGTTACGGGCTTTGACGGACTGCATGAGGGTGATCTTTGTTCACCGCCTCTGACTACCGCTTCATGCAGCAGCAAACAGCTTGCCGATGCAGTAACAAAAGCCATTTTAAAAAGGCTTAACGGAGAAGACTGTGATAACATAGCCGTTGTTCCCGGATTTATGCCAAAGAAGTCCTGCGGCTGCAGCGGATATTTACCCGCCGACAATGTCACAAACAGCTTCAATATCGGTTTTTATCGTTACGAAGATGATATGCGCGTGCTGTATGAGATGTCCGTAAAAATGCAAATGTCAGATTCAATAGAAGCTGCAATATGTTGTATGCGCGATGACAAAACAGAAGAAATGTGCTGTATCATCAGCAAGAACTGTCTGGCAACAGACCGCAACTTCTTCCTTGAAGATGTGGATATGGGAGATATGTGCCTTATATATGAATCCTACACTTATCCGAATAAGATAAGGGATTTCGATAAGGAAGATATCGTTCCCGGTTTGGATATTCTGCTGGAAAGCGGATATCCGCTGATATTCAATGTTCTTGATTATATGAACAAACCTTTCGGATATACCGTATTCTCATACCACCGGTACGACATAACCGAATATTCCAAATCAGCAGGTGTTACCAACGCTTTCAATCTGGGTCTCGGCGGACTTATTACACTGCGGTATCAGCGCTTTTTATCAAACAAGATAGCACAGATGTACCTTAACGACAATCTTACAGGTCTGTATAACCGGCAGGGATTCCAAGCCGCTATCGATAACGAACTCGAAAAACCTGCGAACTATGGCAAACAGCTGACTGCGATAATGTTTGATATAGACGGGCTTAAAGCCATAAATGACAACTTCGGACACGATGCAGGCGACAGAGCCATAGCAAAAGGCGCTTCCGCGCTGAAAGAAGCCTGCCCGCCCGACGCATATTGTGTGCGTTTCGGCGGAGATGAGATGATCGCACTGATCATAGGCGAATGTGACAGTGACACGATAATATCACGGATAAACTCCATACTCGAAGTCAGCAGCAAGAATGAGGAATTTGAGATAAAAGCCAGCTGCGGAGCATTCTCTCAGCCTATAACACAGGATATGGAGCTCAACGATGTCATCAAGCGTGCAGACAAACATATGTATGAGATCAAAAAATCCCACAAACAGCACAGATAATTCAAGGCGTATGCATGATTAATGCATACGCCTTTTAAATCCTGAAATCTGCACCGAATAACTATATCTGTCCGCCGAACTCATTCACCTGTATTTAAGTTCGGGATTGCGGCGGTAATACTCTTTTTTATCGTCATACATACGCTCATCTGCAATACGCATAGCGTTGAGTATATCTATATCTCCATCGACAAAGCATACGCCAACCGCAAAATGACCGTCTTCTTTTTCCGACTGCTCCCTGAGTCTTGCAAGTCTTGAGTCTATTTCAGCTTTATCAGCCTGCTCGACTAATATCATGAACTCATCTCCGCCTGCACGGTATATCTCGCTGTCGAAAAATACGCTTTGCAGTATATCAGCCACCTTTTGGAGAAGCAGATCCCCCGCACCGTGTCCCTCAACATCGTTCACCTTTTTAAGACCGTTCAGATCAGTGAACAAAACGGCATATGGTGCGTTGATCGTTTTCTTTCCTGCTTTTATTTCATCTACTATATTGTTCATTGCATTTCGGTTCTTTACACCTGTCAGCATATCGATGGTGCTGAGTATCTCAAGCCTTTGCAAAAGCTGATAATTGTCGATCTCGGAAGCGATAAAGAACGTGCTCAGTTCAAGTGTCTCTTTGATCTTTACAGCATTATCAACATTGAAATTACTGGCAAACATATATCCCAGAAGCTTTCCGTTGTGATTCAGCGGGAACATAACGATACTTTTTACACCCGCTTCATTCAGTGAACTATGCCATACAGGATTTTTCGATCTCAGCCACTCCATATCATCTTTATCCTTGATTATTATGCAAGTGCTGTCACCGATGGTATCCTTCCATGTTTCGACTATATCATAAAATTCATCGTTGTTGTAATTATCTATGGAATTTATCGGCGCATCTCCGCCCCTGAAAGCTTCGCACAAAGGGGTGCATCTGCGTTCATCCTCATCAACAAGAAGTATACAGCAATAGTCTGAATCACATATACCGCGGATATCCTCTATAACTTCCTGAAAGGTCTGACGTGTATCATTCTGCCCATGGAGTTTTATACAGGTCTGAAGTACTGCGGCAGATGTATCAGCAGAAAGGGTCGCCCTCTGTTCAGCATTTACCTCCTGCGTGACCTCGTAAGAATATATACAGTATCCGATATTTTCCTTATCGGATTCAAGAGGAAGCAGGAACATATTCAGCCAAAGTCCCATCTGCGGAAGGCTGACATAGGAATGAAGAGGCTGTCCCATAAATGCACAGCGACAGCAGAAATCTTCAAAATTCTTATTTTCCGGGAAATATTCCGAATAGGGAGAATCTGGGATAAAGGGTCGGTGCATGGCATTCATCATATCTTCATAATGAGCTTTGTTTCCCGCCGCGATGCGTATATTTCCATATTTACCGTCCGCTGTTCTCTCAACCGAAATAATACAGGTCTTACTTTTATATACAGAAAGAATGCTATCAAAATCCATAGAGCAACCTCCTATATTACTTTTATTTTATTATATCACAAATTCTGAAGTAATTCAAGAGCTGAACATAAATTCAACATTATTTTTAAGGGTTATCCCTCTGACACACCACATTATATTCTGTAAATCGCTGTTTTGCAGTGTATCAGCGGTATAACCATATTCAGATAAAAACGCAGCAGATGAAAATGACCCTGCCGGAACGCTTGTCCCGACAGGGTCTTGATTTTGGGGAAGTTGGGGAAAACTATATTATGCAGGTTTTACAATACACACAAGTCATTTGGAATTAAATCATTGAGAAAACAGGTCAGTGATTATTATGATTAGCGTGTTCTATAGCAAATTCATCGGAATGACCTGCTGCAAATTTGCAGAATAACTTGGTTGCCTTTTCATCTGCATCAGCTTCTGCAAGCTGGCTGGTACCGGCTTTTGTTGCACAATATGAAATATCCAGATTTCCATCAGGCATTATTCTGAAATGTATTTCATAAGCTACCCAGTTATGGTTTGAATGACACATAAGGTTTGTATCTTTCTTAAATACCTGCTGTTCGCGATCACCAGCGACATCTCCGCCGCGTATTCTTATTGCAGCATTCGGTTTAACATATCCATTGTCG from Ruminococcus albus AD2013 includes:
- a CDS encoding ABC transporter permease, with product MKKLLSLKNVIISVSILILIWQLLFSVSSYDKALFPSPKMAFDALVELIENGKLFENIRTSMYRFVTGYFSSVIVAVVLGLILGRVPKLFQYINPAVQLLRPISPTAWMPFIVLLFGIGDVPAIVIIFIAAFFPVLLSTVSAVGNIDPVYLKVSKNFGIRQPALTWKVIFPAAFPQIANGIHLALGTAWIFLVAGEMVGAQSGLGYQIIDARNNIRADILLATILVIGIIGILLDGLLKLIEKVILKSWGGAA
- a CDS encoding ABC transporter substrate-binding protein, giving the protein MKKRLPAFIISAALAFSAVSCGKADSKNKDDANTVKIAYLPITHSLAVLEEAEELEKESGLKVELVKYGSWAELLDALNSNRVDGASVLIELAMKSKEEGIGLKAVALGHRDGNVIVVSNDIGSAADLKGKTFAIPHRQSSHNILLNDALATAGLNIGDVNVTELAPTEMPSALASGQIDGYCVAEPFGAMGVNLGVGKVLFSSEELWEESLCCGLVLTDKFIDERHDDAKSFVESYKAAGNALDKEKAKEVAKKYLNQTDEVLDTSLQWISYNDLDITEEAYNALAEKVKAYGLSDNPPAYADFVKNDF
- a CDS encoding sensor domain-containing diguanylate cyclase; its protein translation is MDFDSILSVYKSKTCIISVERTADGKYGNIRIAAGNKAHYEDMMNAMHRPFIPDSPYSEYFPENKNFEDFCCRCAFMGQPLHSYVSLPQMGLWLNMFLLPLESDKENIGYCIYSYEVTQEVNAEQRATLSADTSAAVLQTCIKLHGQNDTRQTFQEVIEDIRGICDSDYCCILLVDEDERRCTPLCEAFRGGDAPINSIDNYNNDEFYDIVETWKDTIGDSTCIIIKDKDDMEWLRSKNPVWHSSLNEAGVKSIVMFPLNHNGKLLGYMFASNFNVDNAVKIKETLELSTFFIASEIDNYQLLQRLEILSTIDMLTGVKNRNAMNNIVDEIKAGKKTINAPYAVLFTDLNGLKKVNDVEGHGAGDLLLQKVADILQSVFFDSEIYRAGGDEFMILVEQADKAEIDSRLARLREQSEKEDGHFAVGVCFVDGDIDILNAMRIADERMYDDKKEYYRRNPELKYR
- a CDS encoding GGDEF domain-containing protein, with product MYNDQQYKKDLEFIEKIDKNVSSKVVFFLYFFPLIACLAAHALYLTLFTFAGINPMVKFNIGSVGFYALLIILARYFKEKLNLIYASMAEIIVHAIAATVCVGLKPDFCMFLLMIIPLAFLVPNKKRFIPFIVMFISVPAYGILRYIYIIPGRERYDMSDSSYATLFYVINILIGSSVLIYVAMIFTCMHCYYDCKTRIQNEQLRSMASTDPLTKLNNRREMGRILNDVVNNSRKSGKGYIIGIGDIDDFKKVNDSYGHDKGDDVLSNIAKIITDNLPEGGYAARWGGEEFLFVLPDSDTEEGLVCANNIVKSVRKLRFKKSVTEFSVTMTIGICDGHPENNIEKVISLADSRLYKGKHNGKDRVVSTDK
- a CDS encoding YibE/F family protein, which codes for MIDMNLKDLLKKVGRKKAVTIFILFLICIGGVIFTENDYFLYDRTIAEVVSASEELTRSSPALINSKEYQYTQRLTVEIKNGVHKGKFATVTNKYSSSLVTDEKYSKGDKLFVDVNGSGDTLKATCTGVKRDVYAVGVTMLFALTIVIVGGKKGALSLLSVTLNTLIFAAAIEFYHRGLDLFGLCLAAAFLFTAASLTIVSGVNKKTAAAVISALCGTAVTIAIAYTVLKLTKGRGVRFDQMQYLIKPYEEIFISELLVGGLGAIMDISITMSSSMSELIDRDSSITFSALRHSGREIGKDIMGTMTNVLLFTYVCGCIPLIILALRNNVTLTDVLNNYLDLEIVRAFVGGIGIVLTIPIAIFISTHMLKGTKKISPQPKEGDA
- a CDS encoding diguanylate cyclase, which produces MINGKKIIALCTSRIYDPQQHSYIKNLNERLKKLDMCLFIYALNMDLYWNENLPHSEAGIFELIPYDRVDAVVIMDEKIKSKTVSKSIIAQARSHSVPIIVVDAEYEGTTNIYYDYAAGFEKVVRHVIEDHGVTRPHFMAGFKNNRFSEERLDCFKRVMKENGLPFDESMVSYGDFWAVPTREAMKKLLARDELPQAIICANDIMAINVMDVLTEADIRIPEDMIVTGFDGLHEGDLCSPPLTTASCSSKQLADAVTKAILKRLNGEDCDNIAVVPGFMPKKSCGCSGYLPADNVTNSFNIGFYRYEDDMRVLYEMSVKMQMSDSIEAAICCMRDDKTEEMCCIISKNCLATDRNFFLEDVDMGDMCLIYESYTYPNKIRDFDKEDIVPGLDILLESGYPLIFNVLDYMNKPFGYTVFSYHRYDITEYSKSAGVTNAFNLGLGGLITLRYQRFLSNKIAQMYLNDNLTGLYNRQGFQAAIDNELEKPANYGKQLTAIMFDIDGLKAINDNFGHDAGDRAIAKGASALKEACPPDAYCVRFGGDEMIALIIGECDSDTIISRINSILEVSSKNEEFEIKASCGAFSQPITQDMELNDVIKRADKHMYEIKKSHKQHR
- a CDS encoding YibE/F family protein, whose amino-acid sequence is MEFILGTILLILMIAVGGVRGAKTFAAMYANIIVLIITVFLIACGVNAVAVTLIGCSVIGVVILFWINGVNIKTVTAFASIATVLLLFAAVMLYIGSSSHIQGFADENTEEICWYSPDIGLDMRQVTLAMMLTGLIGAITDTAIAITSALYEVRENNPELSMSELFISGMNIGRDIIGTTTNTLLFAYIGEFMTLVIWFREYEYSFSEIINSKVFCQDFLQIVSSGAGCMTIIPVAALFMAYSLTHRKPRETDGETEQSSEGPSMTDSSAI
- a CDS encoding metal ABC transporter solute-binding protein, Zn/Mn family, yielding MLKKKIGIYALTLVMAAVGMTSCSAASADKSDVKGKKKSADGSETFSVVCTIFPEYDWVKEILGDHADNVELTYLLDNGVDLHSYQPTADDILKINTCDLFVYVGGESDEWVEDVLETSQNKDMKVINLMEVLGDSAKVEELKEGMQEDEHDHEHDHSKEVSTFEDDEVQDRSLSDWAGEWQSPYPFVLDGTLDEAWKAMAETKGKMTAEEYKEYYKTGYETDIKSVKIDGDNITYTYDNGKTVSSDYKYTGYFIQDWSGGTRAAMYRFEAEDKESGAPVYIEFNDHMIEPAKAEHFHLRMSNESYDAIVDPEKYWPTFFPAEMSGEDICDHLAGHDKDEEKHEHEHEEGEEEYDEHVWLSIKNAEVLCAEIENNLEAIDSANAADYKANLDSYIAKLSELDNSFSTLVDNSSVKTLIFGDRFPFRYFVDDYGLDYFAAFIGCSAETEASFDTIVFLADKVKELDSKTIFTLENSSKDIAETIISTSGKEVDIAELNSLQSVSNEDIENGASYLSLMQKNYDVLASVLK